One region of Etheostoma cragini isolate CJK2018 chromosome 16, CSU_Ecrag_1.0, whole genome shotgun sequence genomic DNA includes:
- the cdc26 gene encoding anaphase-promoting complex subunit CDC26, whose translation CFQARKRQREEAESGTIVGGASVDVIGGGASASSSTAAARAELINERIGYKPHPKPATLPTLFGSLQF comes from the coding sequence TGTTTCCAGGCCAGGAAGCGGCAGCGAGAGGAGGCGGAGTCTGGAACCATAGTGGGCGGGGCTTCCGTCGACGTCATCGGGGGCGGGGCCTCCGCGTCATCCTCTACGGCGGCGGCGAGGGCGGAGCTTATCAACGAGCGAATCGGCTACAAGCCCCACCCCAAACCGGCCACGCTGCCCACGCTGTTCGGGAGCCTGCAGttttaa
- the fer gene encoding tyrosine-protein kinase Fer produces MFPVYFHIRASCSSLCDVFPVYFHSKSILQEYCEISSLLTEEIVKVHQEISAAVEQIDQLAEYQHFIDAYRSENTRCLRQNQYRFEGTGFSSIPQLIEHHYSTKQVITKKSGVVLLSPVAKDKKWILNHEDVALGELLGKGNFGEVFKGTLQRDKMAVAVKTCKEDLPPELKIRFLSEARILKQYDHPNIVKLIGVCTQRQPIYIVMELVPGGDFLSFLRKKKDEFKTKQLIRFSVDAAAGMAYLESKNCIHR; encoded by the exons ATGTTTCCTGTGTACTTTCACA TAAGAGCATCCTGCAGCAGCCTGTGTGATGTGTTTCCTGTGTATTTTCACAGTAAGAGCATCCTGCAGGAGTACTGTGAGATCAGCAGCCTGCTGACGGAGGAGATCGTTAAGGTTCACCAGGAGATTTCGGCGGCGGTGGAGCAGATCGACCAGCTGGCCGAGTACCAGCACTTCATCGACGCCTACAGGTCAGAAAACACCCGCTGCCTCAGACAG aaccAGTACCGGTTTGAGGGGACCGGGTTCTCCAGCATCCCTCAGCTCATCGAGCATCATTACTCCACCAAGCAGGTCATCACCAAGAAGTCTGGAGTGGTGCTGCTCAGCCCCGTCGCCAAG gatAAGAAATGGATCCTGAACCATGAGGATGTGGCGCTGGGGGAGCTGCTTGGAAAG GGTAACTTTGGCGAGGTGTTCAAAGGAACGCTGCAGCGCGACAAGATGGCCGTCGCCGTCAAAACGTGCAAAGAAGATTTACCTCCGGAACTGAAGATCAGGTTCCTGTCTGAGGCCAG GATCCTGAAGCAGTACGACCATCCGAACATCGTGAAGCTGATCGGAGTCTGTACGCAGAGACAGCCAATCTACATCGTCATGGAGCTGGTTCCTG gAGGAGATTTCCTGTCCTTCCtcaggaagaagaaggatgagttCAAGACCAAACAGCTGATCAGATTCTCCGTGGACGCCGCCGCTGGCATGGCCTACCTGGAGAGCAAGAACTGCATCCACAGGTGA